TGTTGTGGCGCAGTCCCTCCTCGGTGCGGCTGCCGCTGGGCACCTGCAGCAGGTCCGCCTCGCCCACGCGCACGTCCTCGCGGGCGTTGGAGATCTGGTTCGGCCCCGGCATCCGCGCGTCGAACACCGCGCGCGCCACCGGCACCAGCGCGGGGTGCGCCACCCAGGTGCCGTCGTGGCCGTTGCCCGCCTCGCGCTCCTTGTCCGCGCGCACCTTCGCGAGCGCCGCCTGGTTCGCCGCCTCGTCGCCCTTGATGGGGATGAAGGCCGCCATCCCGCCCATCGCGTGCACGCCGCGCCGGTGGCAGATCTGGATGAGCCGCTGCGAGTAGGCCGCGAGGAAGCCCTTGTCCATCGTGACCTGGCTGCGGTCCGGCAGCACCTTCGCGGGGTCCGCCTGCAGCTTCTTGATGAAGCTGAAGATGTAGTCCCAGCGCCCGCAGTTGAGCCCCGCCGAGTGCTCGCGCAGCTCGTACAGGATCTCGTCCATCTCGAAGGCCGCCGGCAGCGTCTCGATGAGCACCGTCGCCTTGATGCTGCCCTTGGCGATCCCCAGCTCCGCCTGGGCCAGGTGGAACACGTCGTTCCACAGCCGCGCCTCCAGGTGGCTCTCCATCTTCGGCAGGTAGAAGTAGGGGCCGGTGCCCTTCTGCAGCTGGGCGCGCGCGTTGTGGAAGAAGAAGAGCCCGAAGTCGAAGAGGCTGCCGCTCATCGGCTCGCCGTCCACCTCCACGTGCCGCTCGAGCAGGTGCCAGCCGCGCGGCCGCACGAAGAGCACCGCCGTCTTCTCGTGCAGCGCATAGCGCTTGCCGCCCTCGGCCGTGAACTCGATGGTCCCCGCCACCGCGTCCTTCAGGTTCTGCTGGCCGCGCACCACGTTGTCCCAGGTGGGGCTCGTCGCGTCCTCGAAGTCCGCCATGTACACGTTGGCGCCCGAGTTCAGCCCGTTGATGACCATCTTGCGGTCGACCGGGCCGGTGATCTCCACGCGCCGGTCCAGCAGGTCCTGGGGCAGGGGCGCCACCTTCCAGTCGCCCTCGCGCACGCTGCGCGTCTCCTCCAGGAAGCGCAGCGGCTCGCCCGCGTCCAGCCGCGCCTGCACCGCCCGGCGCCGCTCCAGCAGGCTCACCCGCCGCGCGTTGAAGGTGCGCTGCAGGCGCGCCACGAACTCCAGCGCCTCCGCCGTCAGCACCCCCGCGTAGTCCGCGAGCATCGGCCCCTTCAGCACCACGCCGGCCACCTGCGGCGCCGGGACAGAGCCACCGGTGGCTCCAATGGAGGGAGAGGTGAGTACGGGGGCGGCTGCGCTCATCCTG
This region of Aggregicoccus sp. 17bor-14 genomic DNA includes:
- the aceB gene encoding malate synthase A; amino-acid sequence: MSAAAPVLTSPSIGATGGSVPAPQVAGVVLKGPMLADYAGVLTAEALEFVARLQRTFNARRVSLLERRRAVQARLDAGEPLRFLEETRSVREGDWKVAPLPQDLLDRRVEITGPVDRKMVINGLNSGANVYMADFEDATSPTWDNVVRGQQNLKDAVAGTIEFTAEGGKRYALHEKTAVLFVRPRGWHLLERHVEVDGEPMSGSLFDFGLFFFHNARAQLQKGTGPYFYLPKMESHLEARLWNDVFHLAQAELGIAKGSIKATVLIETLPAAFEMDEILYELREHSAGLNCGRWDYIFSFIKKLQADPAKVLPDRSQVTMDKGFLAAYSQRLIQICHRRGVHAMGGMAAFIPIKGDEAANQAALAKVRADKEREAGNGHDGTWVAHPALVPVARAVFDARMPGPNQISNAREDVRVGEADLLQVPSGSRTEEGLRHNIRVGVQYLAAWLGGLGCVPLYNLMEDAATAEISRAQVWQWMKHRAPLEGGQVLTPERFREVLGEEMARIRQEGAGERYGEERLEQARALFERLSTLPTFETFLTLPAYEALLTLS